A genomic window from Camelina sativa cultivar DH55 chromosome 2, Cs, whole genome shotgun sequence includes:
- the LOC104738323 gene encoding LOW QUALITY PROTEIN: G-type lectin S-receptor-like serine/threonine-protein kinase RLK1 (The sequence of the model RefSeq protein was modified relative to this genomic sequence to represent the inferred CDS: inserted 1 base in 1 codon; deleted 1 base in 1 codon): MRFISCLILQLVLVLKLKTLVVLSQNIINGSVPVGGSLTASESQQFSSSWLSPSGDFAFGFRKIQPNDGFILSIWFDKISDKTIVWHAQAVNTATGLVPDGSKVTLTADEGLVITDTRGQQLWRSLSGGSVSRGRITDDGNFVLFRVSDEVVWSSFDNPTDTLLPNQNIEVGKNLSSRMTETSFKKGRFSLRLNNDGNLQLLTLNAETVSESDIYFKYYQSNTKDPNSPGIRLIYSKSGYMYVLQMNNSTFVLKDKDGESSETSIAVPFYISTGFLLSTIIPKVGRRTVGGCLIGLCXDNICGHADPLGNTACGYNNICSLSNNKRPKCVCPERFVLKDPSNEYGDCVPDFEMQTCGLENNQTANLDVNLYEFITLEKTNWPYGDYESYTNYDEERCKAACLNDCFCAAVVFGTNRDLKCWKKKFPLSHGIRTPTGDGDTFIKVLNRAIVDGPITEKRAKNRDSLIIACSVLLGTSAFVIFIFIALYVKKKSKTLNKNESRGTANELNLRVFTYGELVEATGDFTEELGRGAFGIVYKGFIKVNGDSEVTVAVKKLDRLAQDNEKDFNNEVNKVIGQIHHKNLVRLIGFCNEGQTRMIVYEFLPHGTLANFLFRRPRPRWEARKRIAADIARGILYLHEECSEQIIHCDIKPQNILLDEYYIPRISDFGLAKLLMFNQTHTLTNIRGTKGYVAAEWFKKGPITSKVDVYSYGVMLLEIVCCKKAVDLEDNIILIHWAYDCFRHGRLEDLIEEDSEAMDDMGTVERYVKIAIWCIQEESEMRPNMRNVTHMLEGVTQVHEPPNPSPYSTFTCTDESMSSGSVSLV; encoded by the exons TATCCATTTGGTTCGACAAGATTTCTGACAAGACCATCGTGTGGCACGCACAAGCCGTCAACACAGCCACTGGTCTCGTCCCTGATGGTTCGAAGGTTACATTAACCGCAGATGAGGGTCTGGTTATCACTGACACTCGAGGTCAGCAGCTGTGGAGATCGTTGAGTGGTGGCTCTGTTTCTCGAGGGCGCATAACTGACGACGGAAACTTTGTTCTGTTCCGAGTTTCGGACGAGGTTGTGTGGTCGAGCTTCGATAACCCCACCGACACTTTGTTACCTAATCAG AATATAGAAGTTGGAAAGAATCTGTCATCTCGTATGACGGAGACAAGCTTCAAGAAAGGAAGATTCAGCCTACGTCTAAATAACGATGGAAATCTTCAGCTTCTCACTCTCAACGCTGAGACCGTCTCAGAATCAGACATATACTTTAAGTACTACCAAAGTAATACGAAGGATCCAAACAGCCCCGGAATTAGATTAATCTACAGCAAGTCAGGGTACATGTATGTTCTTCAAATGAACAATTCAACATTCGTTCTCAAAGACAAAGATGGGGAATCTTCT GAGACGTCTATCGCCGTGCCGTTCTACATTTCGACGGGGTTTTTGCTGAGTACTATCATCCCAAAGGTGGGCAGGAGAACAGTGGGTGGGTGTTTGATTGGGCTGT CAGATAATATATGTGGGCACGCTGATCCACTTGGGAATACGGCTTGTGGGTATAATAATATATGCAGTCTAAGTAACAACAAGAGACCGAAATGTGTATGTCCTGAGAGGTTCGTGCTGAAGGACCCTAGCAATGAGTATGGTGATTGCGTGCCAGATTTTGAGATGCAGACTTGTGGATTGGAAAATAACCAAACTGCAAACTTAGATGTGAATCTTTACGAGTTTATTACTTTAGAGAAGACGAATTGGCCGTATGGTGATTACGAGAGTTACACCAACTATGATGAAGAAAGATGTAAAGCTGCTTGTCTTAACGACTGTTTCTGTGCTGCGGTTGTTTTTGGAACCAATCGAGATCTTaaatgttggaagaagaagtttccgTTGTCTCACGGTATAAGAACTCCAACTGGTGATGGTGATACATTCATTAAGGTTCTAAACCGCGCCATTGTTGATGGTCCAATTACCgaaaagagagcaaaaaacCGTGACTCCTTAATCATTGCTTGTTCGGTTCTACTTGGAACTTCAGCTTTTGTGATATTCATATTTATTGCTCTGTAcgtaaagaagaagagtaagacgTTGAACAAGAATGAATCAAGAGGTACTGCAAATGAGTTGAATCTGAGGGTTTTTACATACGGAGAGCTCGTGGAAGCTACAGGAGATTTCACGGAAGAGCTTGGAAGAGGGGCGTTTGGAATCGTTTACAAAGGATTCATTAAAGTTAACGGTGATTCAGAAGTTACCGTGGCTGTCAAAAAACTAGATCGTCTTGCTCAAGATAACGAGAAAGATTTCAATAACGAGGTTAATAAAGTGATCGGTCAGATTCACCACAAGAACCTAGTAAGGCTCATTGGCTTCTGTAACGAAGGACAGACACGGATGATCGTTTACGAGTTCTTGCCGCACGGAACATTAGCCAATTTTCTCTTCAGGCGTCCGAGACCAAGATGGGAAGCTAGAAAGCGAATCGCGGCAGACATTGCCCGTGGAATCTTGTATCTACACGAAGAGTGCAGCGAGCAGATAATACACTGCGACATAAAACCGCAAAACATACTTCTAGATGAGTATTACATTCCTCGGATCTCAGACTTTGGTCTAGCGAAGCTTTTGATGTTTAACCAAACGCATACGCTCACGAACATCCGTGGAACGAAAGGTTATGTTGCAGCCGAATGGTTCAAGAAGGGTCCCATTACATCCAAAGTAGATGTTTATAGCTATGGAGTGATGCTTTTAGAAATCGTGTGCTGCAAGAAAGCCGTTGATCTTGAAGATAACATAATTCTCATCCATTGGGCTTACGATTGCTTTCGACATGGAAGGTTGGAAGATCTGATTGAGGAAGATTCAGAGGCGATGGACGACATGGGGACGGTGGAGAGATATGTGAAAATAGCGATATGGTGTATACAAGAAGAGTCAGAGATGAGACCTAACATGAGAAATGTTACACATATGCTGGAAGGTGTGACTCAAGTTCATGAGCCTCCAAATCCGTCTCCTTATAGCACTTTCACTTGTACTGATGAGTCTATGTCTAGTGGTTCTGTGTCACTTGTTTGA